The bacterium sequence GTATGATTATGGCAGGTGAGCATTTCTGCGGCGAAAGACCTTTCCATACCGTTTATATACATGGGACTGTTCGAGATAAGCTCGGTAGAAAAATGTCGAAATCCCTCGGTAACGGTATTGACCCGCTCGATGTGGTGAAGCTTTACGGCAGGGATGCACTCAGATTCACGCTGCTTTCTCAGGCTGCTGCTGGTCAAGACCTGTTTATCGACATGAAGTCGTTCGAGATAGGGCGGAATTTCACGAATAAGGTGTGGAACGCGAGCCGACTTATACTTATGAGCATAGGTGATGAACGATTTAAGGTTGAAGAGCTTAAGGCTCCGAGCCCAAAGACGCTTGCAGACAGGTGGATTCTTTCCCGACTCGCCACTGCGGTTAGGGAAGTTAACGAGGCGTACGAGCAATTTAGATTGGACGAGGTGGTTTCGACTATTCACAGGTTTTTCTGGCGCGAGCTCTGCGATTGGTTTCTTGAGGCAGCCAAACTTCGAATAAAGGAGGACAGGGACGAAAAAATTCTAACATTAACTGTGTTTGAGACTGTGCTACGACTCATGCATCCGATTCTGCCTTACTTAACTGAAGAGCTTTGGCACAGATTGGGAGAGAATGTGGTTGAGGGGTTGATTCCGGACGATAAGCCAACGATAATGCTTGCTGAATATCCCGATTTCAAGCAGTTCGAAAAATTCGTTGACAGCAAAGCAGAAGTTGACTTCGAGAAAGTAAAGGAGCTGATAATCGCAGCCAGAAACATAAAAGCCAATATGGGTATAGGAACTAAAAAGGTCGGAGAAATATTGCTTATACCCAAAGGTGATGACGAAAGGAGAATTTTTGAAGGCCAGCAAGAACTTATAGTATTCCTTGCTCGGGTGAATGGTGCGAAAACGATTTATGATAAGCCTGATGCCAAATGTGGTATTGCTGCAACCGAGCTCGGAGAAATGTTCATACCTCTTGAGGGTATTGTTGATGTGGAAAAGGAGGTAGCAAGAATTGAAAAGGAAATAGTGCAATTAGAGAAGATAATAGAAGCGAGCGAGAGAAAACTTGCAAATAAGGATTTTATAAAGAAAGCGCCAAAAGATGTGGTCGAGGCTGAAATAAAGAAAAAAGAACAATTTGAGGAAAAATTAAAAATTCTTCGTGCTCAACTTGAATCGATAAAATAAATTTGTTGCTATTTTTTTTGATTAAACTATTTTATTTTTTAAATTGTAAAATCCAACGAAAAAAGGAGGTATGATGATGCGGCATTCTGTAAAGCTTGTTTTGGTTGTTTTGGCAGTTGCGGTTCTTATTGCTGGCTGCGGTCCAAAGCCTAATGTTCTGGGCAAGGCAGGCAAATATCAGATCACAGTTGAGGACCTCGACAAACTTATAGGTCCAAGAGCATTCAGGTCGTATGAGGACGAGCTAAATGTTAAGAAACAAGCTGTCCAGCGTGCTCTGGAAGAGAAACTTATATTAACCGCAGCTTATAATGAACGCTATGACACACTTCCCGAGATAAAGCAGTTCGTTGAAAGCAACAAGAAAAGCCGCCTTCTTCAGGCTCTTTACGACATAGAAATAGTTAAAAAGGCGAAGGACATACCTGAGGACGAGGTAAAATCCGCCTACGAGATGATGAAAGAGGAAATAAATGCTGCGCATATTCTTGTGGATTCCAAGGAGTTAGCTGATTCTATTTACAAAATGCTTAAGAATGGCGCCTCATTCGAAGAACTTGCCGCTAAATACTCGCTCGATAGAGCAACCAAAGACCGCGGTGGTGACCTCGGCTGGTTCACCGCTTTCACTATGGACCCTGACTTTGAAAAAGCTGCTTTCGCGCTTAATCCCGGACAGTTCTCGGAGCCGGT is a genomic window containing:
- a CDS encoding class I tRNA ligase family protein encodes the protein MIMAGEHFCGERPFHTVYIHGTVRDKLGRKMSKSLGNGIDPLDVVKLYGRDALRFTLLSQAAAGQDLFIDMKSFEIGRNFTNKVWNASRLILMSIGDERFKVEELKAPSPKTLADRWILSRLATAVREVNEAYEQFRLDEVVSTIHRFFWRELCDWFLEAAKLRIKEDRDEKILTLTVFETVLRLMHPILPYLTEELWHRLGENVVEGLIPDDKPTIMLAEYPDFKQFEKFVDSKAEVDFEKVKELIIAARNIKANMGIGTKKVGEILLIPKGDDERRIFEGQQELIVFLARVNGAKTIYDKPDAKCGIAATELGEMFIPLEGIVDVEKEVARIEKEIVQLEKIIEASERKLANKDFIKKAPKDVVEAEIKKKEQFEEKLKILRAQLESIK